Proteins found in one Elusimicrobiaceae bacterium genomic segment:
- a CDS encoding DNA polymerase III subunit: MSFREILNQSAAIAYLQKSVRGHVPPAMLFCGPSGVGKKKTALEVAKALNCLDEQARAQGDSCGVCAHCKAIEQGTYADVVVADFLYQARLELKKEPSDKAYAEELEKELAKQQRIKVDTIRDITAKSQQKSAVGGWKIFIVDEAQSMQAEAANALLKFIEEPPQKTIWILLTDKKSAMLKTILSRCQLLQFAPLPVETVEQLLRQVQPDIADPSLAAQYAAGSLTRALRAAQALEVLQTTEQGATWPAAVAAGLSRTVAVARQEAQAVLDILILALHRQWTHADGQQRIVLQQLLQKMESYKTAVLRNVSPALVLETALMCITQRKISIFE; encoded by the coding sequence ATGTCCTTCCGTGAAATCTTAAATCAATCAGCGGCGATAGCCTATCTGCAAAAGAGTGTGCGCGGCCATGTGCCGCCGGCAATGTTGTTTTGCGGGCCTTCGGGCGTGGGCAAGAAAAAAACCGCCTTGGAAGTGGCAAAAGCATTAAATTGTTTGGATGAACAAGCTCGGGCCCAGGGGGACAGTTGCGGAGTCTGTGCGCATTGTAAAGCCATTGAGCAAGGCACATACGCAGATGTAGTAGTGGCAGATTTTCTGTATCAGGCGCGTCTGGAACTAAAAAAAGAGCCTTCGGATAAGGCATACGCAGAAGAACTGGAGAAAGAGCTGGCCAAGCAACAGCGTATTAAAGTGGACACGATCCGTGATATCACGGCTAAAAGTCAGCAAAAAAGTGCGGTCGGCGGTTGGAAAATTTTTATTGTAGATGAAGCCCAAAGTATGCAGGCCGAAGCGGCCAATGCTCTCTTGAAATTTATTGAAGAACCGCCGCAAAAAACAATTTGGATTTTGCTGACAGATAAAAAATCGGCCATGCTCAAAACGATTTTATCCCGTTGCCAGCTTTTGCAATTTGCACCTCTGCCGGTGGAAACGGTAGAACAATTGTTGCGGCAAGTACAACCCGACATTGCAGATCCGTCTTTAGCAGCGCAGTATGCAGCCGGTTCTCTCACGCGGGCTTTGCGTGCGGCACAAGCGTTGGAAGTATTGCAGACTACGGAGCAGGGAGCTACATGGCCGGCCGCGGTAGCCGCTGGCTTGTCTCGCACCGTAGCGGTAGCTAGGCAAGAAGCCCAAGCGGTGTTGGATATTTTGATATTGGCTTTGCACCGTCAATGGACACACGCCGATGGGCAACAACGTATCGTTTTACAGCAATTATTACAAAAAATGGAGTCTTACAAAACAGCTGTATTGCGCAATGTATCACCGGCACTGGTACTGGAAACAGCTTTGATGTGCATTACGCAACGAAAAATATCAATTTTTGAATAA
- the metG gene encoding methionine--tRNA ligase, whose product MSKKFFITTPIYYVNSVPHIGHAYTTIALDILARYKRQQGADVHFLTGTDEHGANIEKSAAAKGVSPKEWTDQISAQYRQMWKDLNISYDDFIRTTDAKHEQVVQAVFEKLLKQGDIYKGSYSGKYCLSCEQYYDESEMLEGGLCPVHKRPLTEIHEETYFFKLSKYEQPLLKFYAEHPDFLSPKYRANEILSFVKGGLRDLSVTRTKVKWGVPVPSDPAHTVYVWFDALINYISATGAGTILCEDKTLHTEHLKKIGAEKFEDFWPADLHLVGKEIFRFHSVIWPAMLMALGLPLPTKVFAHGWWTVEGEKMSKSLGNVVNPVELAQKYGVDPVRAFLFREVPFGQDGDFSMQSFKNRYNSDLANNIGNLLSRTLNMAAKNVGELPEAAGAGSDVEKNALETAKAIDGFYNELAFDKVLESIYGFAGELNKLVNDKKPWELAKTDPAAAKEILLQLVCGLRFIAQWIEPFMPTVAAEMKRRLAAGKIEKYAPLFPRLEEK is encoded by the coding sequence ATGAGCAAAAAATTCTTTATTACCACCCCCATCTATTATGTCAATTCCGTGCCGCATATCGGGCATGCCTATACGACGATTGCCTTAGATATTTTGGCGCGTTATAAACGCCAACAGGGTGCAGACGTACATTTTCTGACCGGAACCGATGAACACGGTGCCAACATTGAAAAATCGGCCGCGGCCAAAGGGGTCAGCCCCAAAGAATGGACGGACCAAATTTCCGCCCAGTATCGCCAGATGTGGAAAGATTTGAATATTTCCTACGACGATTTTATCCGCACCACCGATGCTAAGCATGAGCAAGTGGTGCAAGCCGTGTTTGAAAAACTGCTCAAACAAGGCGATATTTATAAAGGTTCTTACAGCGGAAAATACTGCCTCTCATGCGAGCAGTATTACGATGAAAGCGAAATGTTGGAAGGCGGATTGTGCCCGGTGCATAAACGCCCGCTGACGGAAATTCACGAAGAAACTTATTTCTTCAAACTTTCCAAATATGAGCAGCCGCTACTTAAATTTTACGCCGAACATCCGGACTTTTTAAGCCCCAAATATCGCGCCAACGAAATTTTAAGTTTTGTCAAAGGCGGCCTGCGTGATTTATCTGTTACGCGCACTAAGGTCAAATGGGGCGTGCCCGTCCCATCCGATCCGGCCCATACGGTGTATGTGTGGTTTGACGCGCTGATTAACTATATTTCCGCCACGGGAGCGGGTACGATTTTGTGTGAGGATAAAACCTTGCACACCGAGCATTTGAAAAAAATCGGTGCGGAGAAATTTGAAGATTTTTGGCCGGCTGATCTACATTTGGTCGGTAAAGAAATTTTCCGCTTTCACAGCGTGATTTGGCCGGCTATGCTCATGGCGCTTGGCTTGCCGCTTCCCACCAAAGTGTTTGCGCATGGTTGGTGGACGGTAGAAGGGGAGAAAATGTCCAAATCTTTGGGCAATGTAGTTAACCCCGTGGAACTGGCACAAAAATACGGCGTGGACCCGGTGCGCGCCTTCTTATTTAGAGAAGTACCGTTTGGCCAAGACGGCGATTTTTCCATGCAGAGTTTCAAAAACCGCTACAATTCCGATTTGGCCAATAATATCGGCAATCTTTTGTCGCGCACGCTGAATATGGCGGCAAAAAATGTGGGAGAGTTGCCAGAGGCGGCGGGCGCGGGTTCTGACGTAGAGAAAAACGCGTTGGAAACGGCCAAAGCCATAGACGGATTTTACAATGAACTGGCTTTTGATAAGGTACTGGAAAGCATTTACGGTTTTGCCGGCGAACTTAATAAACTGGTCAATGACAAAAAACCGTGGGAACTGGCTAAAACCGATCCGGCCGCCGCAAAAGAAATTTTGTTACAATTAGTGTGCGGACTACGCTTTATCGCGCAATGGATAGAGCCGTTTATGCCGACGGTTGCAGCAGAAATGAAACGGCGCTTGGCGGCGGGCAAAATTGAAAAATACGCTCCGCTGTTCCCGCGTTTAGAGGAGAAATAA
- a CDS encoding prepilin-type N-terminal cleavage/methylation domain-containing protein, translating to MKNSKRGFTLIELLVVVLIIGILSAIALPQYQKAVMKADLAKMQVLLMPVVNAQKAYYLENGEYASSLNDLGVDLPVTGICALSPCCAGRKTGNGWKIGSEGFCLYLLKYDDVHSVSITFGDKTSQYGLSTSYDNGFDYLLEDFAYIGKGSANKMYCRTASVGDEKAGKYCSGLCRQANTFGAWYDM from the coding sequence ATGAAAAACAGTAAAAGAGGTTTTACTCTCATTGAATTGTTAGTAGTAGTGTTAATTATAGGTATATTATCGGCCATTGCCTTGCCGCAATATCAAAAGGCAGTTATGAAAGCAGATTTAGCCAAAATGCAGGTGTTGTTAATGCCAGTAGTGAATGCACAAAAAGCATATTATTTAGAAAATGGAGAATATGCATCTTCCCTAAATGATTTAGGGGTTGATTTACCAGTAACGGGTATATGTGCTTTATCACCATGTTGTGCCGGTAGAAAAACAGGTAATGGTTGGAAAATTGGAAGTGAAGGTTTTTGTTTATATTTACTGAAATATGATGACGTACACAGTGTATCTATTACGTTTGGTGATAAAACATCCCAATATGGTTTATCTACGTCGTATGATAATGGATTCGATTATTTATTGGAAGATTTTGCATACATAGGTAAGGGAAGTGCCAATAAAATGTATTGTAGGACAGCATCTGTAGGTGATGAAAAAGCAGGGAAATATTGTAGTGGCCTCTGTCGTCAAGCGAATACTTTCGGAGCATGGTATGATATGTAG
- the recG gene encoding ATP-dependent DNA helicase RecG yields the protein MSGIQYLKGIGPAKAKLFERLEIYSTADLLHYYPRTYQDRRENPAANGLNPLSLVIFKGRVLRAQTVPARSVLIFKAFLADEKNNQIECTWFKRRSFRNFRFDPFAQLKKDFKMNAEIWIIGRRENRNNFFDNKVTVDEYYPVNAPDTPWHAGRITPIYGLTEGLTNKQFRQFMHEALSQAEAKQEPDILPPSLVEKRHFLDSAQALKAIHFPSSLAELENARARLAYEEFLLLATAWGVKRTQTKAVAKHYGYEIKKHLLTPFRQNLGFEFTGSQKKVINEIFADLQSPLPMNRLLQGDVGSGKTIVALSAMLLAAENGYQSALMAPTEILAEQHYLTFQKILKKLKVPVAILTSSTKTAERKKILAGLAEGSISIIVGTHALLQEDVKFHCLKLAVIDEQHRFGVKQRATLKEKTDHLDLLTMTATPIPRTLALAFYGDLAVSTLTELPPGRRPIFTQLADEWQAQQRVAAEVQKGRQAYIVYPLIEESESISAKAVTEEFEKLKTVFPQFKLAMLHGQMSRTEKESVMADFAAHKTDILVATPVIEVGIDVPNATIMVIQNAERFGLASLHQLRGRVGRGQYDSQCILVAPHQGSISRERLRIICDTCDGFKIGARDMQLRGPGEILGTRQSGDFEFKAGDIFKDRNILEWAIEDRDELLADDPLLKKPEHAAFKARLLELYQKNWHLIDLS from the coding sequence ATGAGCGGTATTCAATATCTCAAAGGCATTGGGCCGGCCAAAGCAAAACTGTTCGAGCGGTTGGAAATTTACTCTACCGCCGACCTTTTGCATTATTATCCGCGCACGTATCAAGACCGACGGGAAAATCCGGCCGCTAACGGATTAAATCCCCTTTCGCTGGTGATATTTAAGGGTAGGGTGTTGCGAGCGCAGACCGTACCCGCCCGCTCGGTGCTGATTTTCAAAGCATTTTTAGCCGATGAAAAAAATAATCAAATTGAATGTACCTGGTTCAAGCGGCGCAGCTTTCGCAATTTCCGTTTCGACCCCTTTGCCCAACTCAAAAAAGATTTCAAAATGAATGCCGAAATTTGGATTATCGGCCGCCGCGAAAACCGAAACAATTTTTTTGACAATAAAGTAACCGTAGATGAATATTACCCGGTCAACGCACCCGATACACCATGGCACGCAGGGCGCATTACGCCGATTTACGGGCTGACGGAAGGACTTACTAATAAACAATTCCGCCAGTTTATGCATGAGGCACTCTCGCAAGCAGAGGCAAAACAAGAGCCGGATATTTTACCCCCTTCTTTGGTGGAAAAACGTCATTTTTTAGATAGTGCTCAAGCCTTAAAAGCCATTCATTTTCCATCTAGTTTAGCCGAACTGGAAAATGCGCGCGCACGGCTGGCGTATGAAGAATTTTTGCTCCTGGCAACGGCGTGGGGCGTCAAACGTACCCAAACCAAAGCCGTGGCTAAACATTATGGCTATGAGATTAAAAAACATTTGCTTACGCCGTTTCGCCAAAATTTGGGTTTTGAGTTCACGGGTAGCCAAAAGAAAGTAATTAATGAAATCTTTGCCGATTTACAATCTCCACTCCCCATGAACCGTTTATTACAAGGGGATGTGGGCTCAGGTAAAACGATTGTTGCCTTGTCTGCCATGCTGCTCGCGGCCGAAAACGGCTATCAAAGTGCGCTCATGGCTCCGACGGAAATTTTAGCTGAACAGCACTATTTAACCTTTCAAAAAATTCTCAAAAAACTCAAAGTGCCGGTGGCCATTTTAACTTCCAGCACCAAAACGGCCGAGCGTAAAAAAATACTGGCAGGCTTAGCAGAGGGCAGTATTTCCATTATTGTAGGAACACACGCGCTACTGCAAGAAGACGTGAAATTTCATTGTTTGAAACTGGCTGTGATTGACGAGCAACACCGCTTCGGCGTAAAACAACGGGCCACCTTGAAAGAAAAGACGGACCATTTAGATTTACTGACCATGACCGCCACCCCTATTCCGCGCACTTTGGCACTGGCGTTTTACGGAGATTTGGCGGTTTCTACGCTGACCGAACTGCCGCCGGGCCGCCGCCCTATTTTCACCCAACTGGCCGACGAATGGCAAGCGCAACAACGTGTAGCCGCCGAAGTGCAAAAAGGGCGCCAAGCCTATATTGTTTATCCGTTGATTGAGGAAAGCGAAAGCATTTCGGCTAAGGCAGTTACCGAGGAATTTGAAAAATTAAAAACCGTTTTCCCGCAGTTTAAGTTGGCCATGCTACACGGACAAATGAGCCGCACGGAAAAGGAAAGCGTGATGGCAGATTTTGCCGCGCATAAAACTGATATTTTAGTAGCCACACCGGTCATTGAGGTAGGCATTGATGTGCCCAATGCTACGATTATGGTCATTCAAAATGCAGAGCGGTTTGGGCTGGCCAGTCTGCACCAGTTGCGCGGACGTGTGGGCCGCGGTCAATATGACAGCCAATGTATTTTGGTAGCACCGCATCAGGGGTCTATTTCGCGTGAGCGACTACGCATTATTTGCGACACGTGCGACGGATTCAAAATCGGGGCGCGCGATATGCAGTTGCGCGGACCGGGCGAAATTTTGGGCACGCGCCAAAGCGGTGATTTTGAGTTTAAGGCCGGTGATATTTTTAAGGATCGGAATATATTAGAGTGGGCCATTGAAGACCGCGACGAATTATTAGCCGACGACCCCCTATTAAAAAAGCCCGAGCATGCGGCTTTCAAAGCGCGCCTACTCGAGCTCTACCAAAAAAACTGGCACTTAATTGATTTGAGTTAA
- a CDS encoding type II secretion system protein, with product MNNKAFTLIELLVVVLIIGVLSAIALPQYEKSVTKTRIMTGMPIGRALATALDEYNMANPEGYTAVYDNLVLGVPPNFTDKDGNAYSNVTAGSELYYDVGKAGQKMFKILSGGKVQYTYLLPNGKKINIYFYAQNATADSGDYKGRIYCTGESNAAAATEYCKAIGGVKDGSKYFLN from the coding sequence ATGAACAATAAAGCATTTACATTAATTGAATTATTAGTAGTGGTACTGATTATCGGTGTTCTGTCTGCTATTGCGTTGCCGCAATATGAAAAGTCAGTTACCAAAACGCGTATCATGACCGGTATGCCGATCGGCCGTGCATTAGCGACGGCCTTGGACGAATATAATATGGCCAATCCTGAGGGATATACCGCGGTATATGATAACTTGGTTTTGGGTGTGCCCCCCAACTTTACCGATAAAGACGGTAATGCTTACTCCAATGTAACGGCTGGATCGGAGTTGTATTATGACGTCGGTAAAGCAGGACAAAAAATGTTTAAAATACTTTCCGGCGGAAAAGTACAATATACCTATCTTTTACCCAATGGGAAGAAAATCAATATTTATTTCTACGCCCAGAATGCCACGGCAGATAGCGGTGATTATAAAGGACGCATTTATTGCACCGGAGAGAGCAATGCAGCTGCCGCTACGGAGTATTGCAAAGCCATTGGTGGGGTTAAAGACGGAAGTAAGTATTTCCTGAATTAG